In Rhodococcus rhodochrous, a single genomic region encodes these proteins:
- a CDS encoding cation:proton antiporter, whose protein sequence is MDAAVATSLFWIAVAAVLAPLIAGAVPRRLVPEVVLLLVAGVLIGPYAFDLAETGSEIGILRELGLGMLFLLAGYEIDPAELRGRGGRRAMLTWCVCMLSALGTVAALGAVGQVHAEIAVAIALTSTALGTLLPILADRGLVATPLGRSVLNHGAFGELLPVVAMATLLGARGALGSLIVLLAFAVVAVAVAVLPTWILGEGSRFTQFVRLGSDTTAQIPVRLTMLLLVGLIAVAAVFDLDIILGAFAAGFILRRTIPTGDERLEKKLDGLGYGFLIPIFFVTSGMAIDVGAVASAPGILLAFLGLLVLVRGVPVFVASRLERDETGNRMFGTAEQLQIALYSTTGLPLIVAVTGVAVSADQMTNASASILVAAGAVTVFVLPMLAGLLHRPAPAETPERA, encoded by the coding sequence ATGGACGCTGCTGTAGCCACCTCGCTGTTCTGGATCGCCGTCGCGGCGGTGCTGGCACCGCTGATCGCCGGCGCCGTCCCGCGTCGGCTGGTCCCCGAGGTCGTGCTGCTGCTGGTGGCCGGTGTCCTCATCGGCCCCTACGCGTTCGACCTCGCGGAGACGGGCAGCGAGATCGGCATCCTGCGCGAACTCGGCCTGGGAATGCTCTTCCTGCTCGCCGGATACGAGATCGACCCCGCCGAGCTGCGCGGGCGGGGTGGGCGCCGCGCGATGCTCACCTGGTGCGTGTGCATGCTGTCGGCGCTCGGCACCGTCGCCGCACTGGGAGCGGTAGGCCAGGTGCACGCCGAGATCGCCGTGGCGATCGCCCTGACATCCACGGCGCTGGGGACGCTCCTGCCGATCCTTGCCGACCGCGGGCTCGTCGCGACCCCACTCGGACGGTCGGTGCTCAATCACGGGGCGTTCGGAGAACTGCTGCCCGTCGTGGCCATGGCAACCCTGCTCGGTGCGCGCGGCGCACTCGGCTCGCTGATCGTCCTGCTGGCGTTCGCGGTCGTCGCCGTCGCCGTCGCCGTGCTGCCGACCTGGATCCTGGGGGAGGGCTCACGGTTCACCCAGTTCGTCCGGCTCGGCTCCGACACCACCGCCCAGATCCCGGTGCGCCTGACGATGTTGCTGCTCGTCGGACTCATCGCGGTCGCCGCCGTCTTCGATCTCGACATCATCCTCGGTGCGTTCGCGGCCGGTTTCATCCTGCGCCGCACGATCCCCACGGGCGACGAGCGGCTCGAGAAGAAGCTCGACGGTCTCGGATACGGCTTCCTCATCCCGATCTTCTTCGTCACCTCGGGCATGGCGATCGACGTCGGTGCCGTCGCGAGTGCCCCGGGCATCCTGCTGGCATTCCTCGGACTGCTCGTCCTGGTGAGGGGTGTACCGGTGTTCGTCGCATCGCGCCTCGAACGCGACGAGACCGGCAACCGCATGTTCGGAACCGCCGAACAGCTGCAGATCGCCCTGTACTCCACGACGGGTCTTCCGCTGATCGTCGCGGTCACGGGCGTCGCGGTGAGTGCCGATCAGATGACGAACGCGAGCGCGTCGATCCTCGTGGCGGCGGGCGCCGTCACCGTTTTCGTCCTGCCGATGCTCGCGGGGCTGCTCCACCGCCCCGCTCCGGCGGAGACGCCGGAGCGGGCATGA